A window of Sander vitreus isolate 19-12246 chromosome 18, sanVit1, whole genome shotgun sequence contains these coding sequences:
- the LOC144533188 gene encoding prospero homeobox protein 1-like — translation MPDHDSDSLLNRQTKRRRVDIGVKRTVGSTASSTAAATTTTTDNIARAKAAIFSAMNSLSSHSHHGSDTDSMECSVVQPHGGPGVVSASDSESKSNVLRKLLKRANSYEDTMMPFPGTTIISQLLKNNMAKNGGPERGERGDRGDRGDRGDRGDRGDRGDVGFPGSGLSNASSDAPQEDACSNSSHDSTPQECLSPFGRPPGLATFDIERLNDEHLRAKRARVENIIRGMSHSPSVVVPAASRHEREHEMDRDREMDLDCPPPQSQQQAPSSPRGGEVCSSSSRENKRKQRLPQQQQQSFTQLVCQRKEQKQEERRQLKLQLEDMQKQLRQLQEKFFQIYDSTDDSEHNDLHNDLHNDIGNMSEDSPARSDTGGDDRGGDDLRSDNEMSDLDPGHFLDRARALLQEQAMLAAREKPRREGLSRSKGQGGPGSSMHAEGKQLAETLKQELNSAMTQVVDTVVKVFAKPPRPTPQQAFPSLSIPPERFPTTVNGDNPNFHTTNQRLQCFGDVIIPNPLDSFTSMPGMPGPTNDQTEAIPLVVRKTPSEHHHHHHHQSSAVGAHGGHHHPVLHPSSLSASMGFSPPSFRHPFPLPLMGYPFQSPLGGPTGGYPGKDRSSPDSMDLSRETTSLRTKMASGHHMGHHHRSCSPAHPGSTAEGLSLSLIKSECSDLQDMSDISPYSGSNIQEGLSPNHLKKAKLMFFYTRYPSSNMLKMFFSDVKFNRCITSQLIKWFSNFREFYYIQMEKFARQAINDGVTGVEELGVSRDSELFRALNMHYNKANDFEVPERFLEVAEITLREFFNAIVAGKDVDPSWKKAIYKVICKLDSEVPEIFKSPNCLQELLHE, via the exons ATGCCGGACCATGACAGCGACTCCCTCCTGAACAGACAGACCAAGCGAAGACGTGTGGACATTGGTGTTAAGAGGACCGTGGGCAGCACAGCCTCCTCCACAGCAGCAGCCACAACAACAACCACTGATAACATTGCCCGCGCCAAAGCAGCCATTTTCAGTGCCATGAACTCTCTGAGCTCCCACTCTCACCACGGATCAGACACCGACTCCATGGAGTGCTCTGTAGTGCAGCCACATGGTGGACCTGGCGTTGTGTCAGCCAGCGACAGTGAGTCCAAGTCCAATGTACTCCGAAAGCTACTGAAGAGGGCCAACTCATACGAGGACACCATGATGCCCTTCCCTGGCACCACCATTATCTCCCAGCTTCTCAAGAATAACATGGCTAAAAATGGAGGACCCgagaggggagaaagaggggacaGGGGTGATAGAGGGGATAGGGGAGATAGAGGGGATAGGGGTGATAGAGGGGATGTTGGCTTCCCCGGATCAGGGCTCTCCAATGCAAGTTCAGATGCTCCCCAGGAGGATGCCTGCAGTAACTCCTCCCATGATAGCACCCCTCAAGAGTGCTTGTCACCCTTTGGTCGTCCTCCTGGCCTTGCCACCTTTGACATTGAACGTCTCAATGATGAACACCTGCGTGCCAAGCGAGCCCGTGTAGAGAACATTATACGTGGTATGAGCCACTCACCCAGTGTGGTGGTACCTGCTGCTTCCCGTCATGAGCGTGAGCATGAGATGGATCGAGACCGGGAGATGGATCTAGACTGCCCACCCCCTCAGTCTCAGCAGCAGGCCCCCAGCAGCCCACGGGGAGGCGAGGTgtgcagcagtagcagcagagagAACAAGCGCAAGCAGCGTCTGcctcagcagcaacagcagagcTTCACCCAGCTGGTGTGCCAGAGGAAGGAACAAAAGCAGGAGGAGCGGCGGCAACTGAAGCTGCAGCTGGAGGACATGCAGAAACAGCTACGCCAGCTGCAGGAGAAGTTCTTTCAGATTTATGACTCAACCGACGACTCAGAACACAATGACCTCCACAATGACCTCCACAATGACATAGGAAACATGTCCGAGGACAGCCCAGCAAGGTCTGACACCGGCGGTGATGACCGTGGTGGAGATGACTTGCGCTCTGACAATGAGATGTCTGACCTGGACCCGGGCCATTTCCTGGACAGGGCGCGGGCATTGCTTCAGGAGCAGGCCATGCTGGCAGCTAGAGAGAAGCCAAGAAGAGAGGGGCTCAGCAGGAGCAAAGGACAGGGAGGTCCAGGCTCCTCCATGCATGCTGAAGGTAAACAGCTGGCAGAGACACTGAAGCAGGAACTCAATTCAGCCATGACCCAGGTGGTGGACACAGTGGTGAAGGTGTTTGCCAAGCCTCCACGCCCTACACCCCAGCAGGCCTTCCCCTCACTTTCCATACCTCCTGAAAGATTTCCCACCACTGTCAATGGAGACAACCCCAACTTCCACACCACCAACCAGAGGCTGCAGTGCTTCGGTGATGTCATCATTCCTAATCCACTTGACTCCTTCACCAGCATGCCAGGGATGCCAGGTCCCACCAATGACCAAACAGAGGCGATACCCTTAGTTGTGAGGAAGACACCCAGtgagcaccaccaccaccaccaccaccagtccTCAGCTGTGGGTGCCCATGGCGGGCACCACCACCCCGTCCTTCACCCCTCCTCACTCTCTGCCTCCATGGGCTTCAGCCCCCCATCCTTTAGACACCCTTTTCCACTGCCTCTCATGGGCTACCCGTTCCAGAGTCCCCTTGGCGGGCCCACAGGTGGCTACCCAGGCAAGGACCGTTCCTCTCCAGACTCCATGGACCTGTCCCGGGAGACCACCAGCCTGAGGACCAAGATGGCATCAGGTCACCACATGGGGCACCACCATCGCTCTTGTTCACCAGCACACCCTGGCAGCACAGCCGAGGGACTCTCCCTGTCCCTCATCAAGTCTGAGTGCAGTGACCTCCAGGACATGTCTGACATTTCACCCTACTCAGGCAGCAAT ATCCAAGAGGGTCTCTCTCCCAATCATCTGAAGAAGGCCAAGCTCATGTTTTTCTACACCCGCTACCCAAGCTCTAATATGCTCAAGATGTTCTTCTCTGATGTCAAG TTTAATCGCTGCATCACCTCCCAGCTGATCAAGTGGTTCAGCAACTTCAGGGAGTTCTACTACATCCAGATGGAGAAGTTTGCCCGCCAGGCCATCAACGATGGAGTCACTGGAGTTGAGGAGTTGGGCGTCAGCCGTGACAGCGAGCTCTTCCGAGCCCTCAACATGCACTACAACAAGGCCAATGACTTTGAG GTCCCTGAACGCTTTCTGGAGGTGGCAGAGATCACACTGAGGGAGTTCTTCAACGCCATTGTGGCTGGCAAAGACGTGGACCCGTCCTGGAAGAAGGCGATCTACAAGGTCATCTGCAAACTGGACAGCGAAGTCCCAGAGATTTTCAAGTCCCCCAACTGTCTCCAAGAGCTTCTACACGAGTAa